In Brevundimonas sp. SGAir0440, one DNA window encodes the following:
- the pilV gene encoding shufflon system plasmid conjugative transfer pilus tip adhesin PilV, with protein sequence MSGLTITTLAQQVQVLLDKTKQQNSNLAAWLGGSATGGPNNDGRYPFVDLSGHEILVPSPASFSDMTSGPAAQASVAKVAAELARDLAQGHADRADAQRILSEAARGAAVDARNLAQEHRNHAGTHEANARYWAELAQGSGQSTSQDREIVEQLAEKVSEDAALATQKATAAEASAALAATFDPNLFDKKSDTLAASRLDGMIDPARIPVLVGQTPVVSTGGIANLTAAQQNGVKAGTLVATTNGRRWVYSGSGAKNAEASYIEQGDVTPVWSVIADKPSFYPSNITNVAGLQSALDAKSNTGHGHGIADVTNLQAALDARALIGHVHAWTTITDRPTIFPTDIANVSGLQAALDGKSNTGHAHAWTAITDRPSIFPTDIASVSGLQAALNAKGNLAGGNTWTGGQTLNGGITVKDSLTMTGSDPYFRRDSNSAAWVLAGGQGWTDTGAVIVLHGKDHATRPGHVLINGVVGAATSSLQIDGFKDIIMNRRPTFAGATPWDTSNFTPSSKVSWTDTNMDGGAYTVVRRNGDGRGFFTGRLHAYSQTATVDVWNSGMEIQEVQNVGNTQSGHAYAPALTFHWKNVAARSLFMGSDAWLYIGVQGDKGNFGNLGVNRLSSDGNELWLQKAKVTKLKIHEYGINAIGNCDVDGGVFIRSNAPTITLQDSDHRSAMIHVNSNRFYVLRGSGTNATGWESTGGGWPLEINLDNNDAYFGGQIYGGNNSWFRVRGSGNGIYWENHGGGWFMQDSSWMRVYQDKNIYTGGQMRAVDFTYPDGGRVARTTNSQSAPSGGNDGDVHIVW encoded by the coding sequence ATGAGCGGGCTGACGATCACCACTCTCGCCCAGCAAGTCCAAGTTCTCCTTGATAAGACGAAGCAGCAGAACTCGAATCTCGCTGCTTGGCTGGGTGGGTCCGCCACGGGTGGACCCAACAATGACGGCCGCTATCCCTTCGTGGATTTGAGCGGTCACGAAATCCTCGTTCCATCGCCCGCATCGTTCAGCGACATGACCTCCGGCCCGGCGGCGCAAGCCTCCGTCGCCAAGGTCGCGGCCGAACTCGCGCGCGATCTGGCACAAGGTCACGCCGACCGTGCAGACGCCCAGCGCATCCTTTCGGAAGCGGCTCGCGGCGCGGCGGTCGATGCGAGAAACCTCGCGCAGGAACATCGCAATCACGCTGGCACTCATGAGGCCAACGCTCGCTATTGGGCGGAACTCGCTCAAGGCTCGGGTCAGTCCACATCGCAGGATCGCGAGATCGTCGAACAGCTTGCAGAGAAGGTTTCCGAAGACGCCGCGCTTGCGACGCAGAAGGCTACCGCAGCCGAAGCCTCGGCCGCGCTTGCGGCGACGTTCGATCCCAACCTGTTCGACAAGAAATCCGACACGCTGGCCGCGTCACGTCTGGACGGCATGATCGACCCGGCTCGCATCCCTGTTCTCGTCGGCCAGACGCCGGTCGTCTCGACGGGTGGGATCGCCAACCTGACCGCTGCACAGCAGAACGGTGTGAAGGCTGGGACATTGGTTGCAACGACAAATGGTCGTCGCTGGGTCTATAGCGGGTCAGGCGCGAAGAATGCCGAAGCCAGCTACATCGAGCAAGGCGACGTGACGCCGGTCTGGTCCGTCATCGCGGACAAGCCGTCCTTCTACCCCTCCAACATCACCAATGTAGCGGGTCTGCAATCGGCTCTGGATGCGAAATCGAACACGGGCCACGGCCACGGCATCGCCGATGTTACGAACCTTCAGGCGGCTCTCGACGCTCGCGCCCTGATCGGCCACGTCCATGCGTGGACGACCATTACGGATCGCCCGACGATCTTCCCGACCGACATCGCCAACGTCAGCGGCCTACAGGCTGCGCTCGACGGCAAGTCGAACACCGGCCACGCTCACGCATGGACTGCCATCACGGATCGCCCGTCGATTTTCCCCACCGACATCGCCAGTGTCAGCGGCCTTCAGGCTGCTTTGAATGCCAAGGGCAACCTTGCTGGCGGGAACACATGGACCGGCGGGCAGACACTCAATGGCGGGATCACCGTCAAGGACAGTCTGACCATGACCGGCTCTGACCCCTATTTCCGACGAGACAGCAACTCGGCGGCTTGGGTTCTGGCTGGCGGACAGGGCTGGACCGACACGGGTGCAGTCATCGTCCTGCATGGCAAGGACCACGCCACAAGGCCCGGTCATGTGCTGATCAACGGCGTCGTTGGCGCCGCGACTTCAAGCCTTCAGATCGACGGTTTCAAAGACATCATCATGAACCGTCGCCCCACCTTCGCCGGGGCTACGCCTTGGGACACGTCCAACTTCACTCCCTCAAGCAAGGTTAGCTGGACTGACACGAACATGGACGGCGGGGCCTACACGGTCGTTCGTCGAAACGGCGACGGGCGCGGCTTCTTCACGGGCCGACTTCACGCCTATTCGCAGACCGCTACAGTTGATGTCTGGAACAGCGGGATGGAAATCCAAGAAGTTCAGAACGTCGGCAATACACAATCCGGCCATGCCTATGCTCCGGCCCTGACCTTCCATTGGAAGAACGTCGCGGCCCGATCCCTCTTCATGGGTTCGGACGCTTGGCTCTACATCGGTGTCCAAGGGGACAAGGGAAACTTCGGCAACCTCGGGGTCAACCGCCTCTCGTCGGACGGCAACGAACTCTGGCTCCAAAAAGCCAAGGTCACGAAGCTGAAAATCCACGAATACGGCATCAACGCCATCGGGAACTGCGACGTGGATGGGGGTGTCTTCATCCGATCCAACGCGCCCACTATCACCCTGCAAGACAGCGATCACCGCTCGGCGATGATCCACGTCAACAGCAACCGTTTCTATGTCCTGCGTGGATCGGGCACGAATGCGACCGGCTGGGAAAGCACGGGCGGTGGCTGGCCGCTGGAAATCAACCTCGACAACAACGACGCCTATTTCGGGGGTCAAATCTACGGCGGCAACAACAGTTGGTTCAGGGTCCGTGGCTCCGGCAACGGCATCTATTGGGAGAACCACGGCGGCGGCTGGTTCATGCAGGACAGCAGTTGGATGCGCGTCTATCAGGACAAGAACATCTACACTGGCGGTCAAATGCGGGCGGTTGATTTCACCTACCCGGACGGGGGACGTGTCGCCCGAACAACCAACTCGCAGTCGGCTCCCTCGGGCGGCAACGACGGCGATGTTCACATCGTGTGGTGA
- the terL gene encoding phage terminase large subunit, producing the protein MKQRPETPREKLQRSFINFVRYVWRYVLGLPKPTRIQEDIARYLESGPTRRAIEALRGIGKSFITCAYVVWCLWRDPQKTVLIVSAGESGAADNANLIKSIIFHEAGDQLWAELRPGRDQRSSTLAFDVGPAKSNKQPSVKCLGITGQLAGNRADILIGDDVENQRNSATEDQRDKLRHATSEFGKIIKPLDTSEIIYLGTPQTEESIYNDLPKRGYDIRVWPARYPLKSKLPNYGDTLAPLLRADIEKCGTLCDPTGLSLLGGAPTDPDRFTDAKLLESEMDGTAAEFMLQMMLDTSLSDAERFPLKTSDLIVMNVDKSRAPVALSYTSADDKQIKDVMLPNVGFTGDRFFSPFNVSEHWADYTGSVMHIDPSGTGADETAFVVTKFLNGKVFVTKWGGVAGDGGSPETLSKLATIAAEQEVRALIVEDNFSDGMFRRLLTPVLLAKHTSKWRCGIEGVKVHGMKERRIVGALEPVMKQHRLVIDREVLKLDLAVPDRIKSGVFQMTHITAQRGALKHDDRIDVLALAVDYWKQHMAIDAAQAEADHRKKLDREFEKRFFAGTASGQLLNKTGRQRGAGRRMI; encoded by the coding sequence TTGAAACAACGCCCCGAAACGCCTCGCGAAAAGCTCCAGCGATCCTTCATCAACTTCGTCCGTTACGTCTGGCGATACGTCCTCGGCCTCCCCAAGCCGACCCGCATTCAAGAGGACATCGCTCGCTACCTCGAAAGCGGCCCGACCCGCCGCGCCATCGAGGCCCTTCGCGGGATCGGCAAGTCCTTCATCACCTGCGCCTATGTCGTCTGGTGTCTGTGGCGCGATCCGCAGAAAACCGTCCTGATCGTCTCGGCCGGTGAAAGCGGTGCCGCAGACAACGCCAACCTCATCAAGTCGATCATCTTCCACGAGGCGGGCGACCAGCTATGGGCCGAACTGCGCCCCGGCCGGGACCAGCGATCCTCGACGCTGGCGTTCGATGTCGGCCCGGCCAAGTCGAACAAGCAGCCCTCGGTCAAATGCCTCGGGATCACCGGACAACTGGCGGGCAACCGCGCCGACATTTTGATCGGCGACGACGTTGAGAACCAGCGGAACTCCGCGACCGAGGATCAGCGCGACAAGCTGCGCCACGCCACGTCCGAATTCGGCAAGATCATCAAGCCTCTCGATACCTCCGAGATTATCTACCTCGGGACGCCGCAGACCGAAGAGTCGATCTACAATGACCTTCCCAAACGCGGCTACGACATCCGCGTCTGGCCCGCGCGCTACCCACTGAAATCCAAGCTCCCGAACTACGGCGACACCCTCGCACCGCTGCTCCGGGCTGACATCGAAAAATGCGGGACGCTCTGTGATCCCACGGGCCTGTCGCTTCTGGGCGGCGCCCCGACCGACCCTGACCGCTTCACCGACGCCAAGCTGCTCGAAAGCGAGATGGACGGCACGGCGGCCGAGTTCATGTTGCAGATGATGTTGGACACGTCGCTGTCCGACGCCGAGCGGTTCCCGCTGAAGACCTCCGACCTGATCGTCATGAACGTCGATAAGAGTCGGGCGCCGGTCGCACTCTCCTACACGTCCGCCGACGATAAGCAGATCAAGGACGTGATGCTTCCGAACGTCGGCTTCACCGGCGACAGGTTCTTCTCACCCTTCAACGTCAGCGAACATTGGGCCGACTACACTGGCAGCGTCATGCACATCGACCCTTCGGGCACGGGTGCGGACGAGACGGCGTTCGTCGTCACCAAGTTCCTCAACGGCAAGGTCTTCGTCACCAAGTGGGGCGGCGTCGCCGGTGACGGCGGCTCGCCCGAAACCCTGTCCAAGCTTGCGACCATCGCGGCCGAACAAGAGGTCCGTGCCCTCATCGTGGAGGACAACTTCTCGGACGGCATGTTCCGCCGACTGCTGACCCCCGTCCTGCTCGCCAAGCACACCTCGAAATGGCGGTGCGGCATCGAGGGCGTGAAGGTCCACGGCATGAAAGAGCGGCGCATCGTCGGCGCCCTTGAGCCGGTGATGAAGCAACACCGTCTGGTCATCGACCGAGAGGTTCTGAAACTGGACCTCGCCGTCCCCGACCGGATCAAGTCAGGCGTTTTCCAGATGACCCACATAACCGCCCAGCGCGGTGCATTGAAGCACGATGATCGGATCGACGTGCTGGCCTTGGCGGTGGACTATTGGAAGCAGCACATGGCTATCGACGCCGCACAGGCCGAGGCCGACCATCGCAAGAAGCTGGATCGCGAGTTCGAAAAACGCTTCTTCGCGGGCACCGCGAGCGGCCAGCTATTGAATAAAACTGGACGACAGCGCGGCGCCGGAAGGCGGATGATTTAG
- a CDS encoding helix-turn-helix domain-containing protein, protein MSRITLSPIDIQIGKTIRDRRVALGLTQSELGGAIGVSFQQVQKYERGANRVAVSTLLQVAGALRCSVADLYGDPVLTGQSPSERAILKLWSQLNQKQSDAVAAMLQQFLTR, encoded by the coding sequence ATGTCTCGCATCACCCTGTCACCTATCGATATTCAAATTGGCAAAACAATACGCGACCGCCGCGTAGCTCTGGGCCTTACTCAGTCAGAACTTGGGGGGGCTATTGGCGTCTCGTTCCAGCAGGTTCAGAAATATGAGCGCGGGGCAAATCGAGTTGCTGTTTCAACGCTGTTGCAAGTCGCCGGTGCTTTGAGATGTAGCGTAGCCGACCTCTACGGCGATCCCGTCTTAACAGGGCAATCACCCTCGGAACGAGCCATTTTGAAACTGTGGTCGCAGTTGAATCAGAAGCAGAGCGATGCTGTCGCAGCTATGCTTCAACAGTTCCTGACGCGCTAA
- a CDS encoding response regulator, with the protein MTEVVCVFVVDDDPLVMMTLEHALEDGGFVFKTACSAIEAKALFDTCGAECRALITDVNLGSAATGWDVARSAREMNGTLPVVYVTGDSAHEWRAQGVPDSILIEKPFVSAQITNAVAFLLNAQSQLSQTFPQRP; encoded by the coding sequence ATGACCGAAGTTGTCTGTGTTTTCGTCGTTGACGACGATCCACTTGTGATGATGACACTCGAACATGCGCTCGAAGACGGGGGTTTTGTTTTTAAGACGGCTTGCTCGGCAATCGAAGCGAAAGCCCTTTTCGACACCTGCGGCGCCGAATGCCGCGCTCTGATTACAGATGTAAACCTTGGGAGCGCGGCAACAGGTTGGGATGTCGCCAGATCAGCGCGGGAAATGAACGGCACTTTGCCCGTCGTGTATGTGACTGGCGACAGTGCTCATGAGTGGCGGGCACAGGGCGTCCCCGATAGCATTCTCATCGAGAAGCCATTCGTTTCTGCACAAATCACAAACGCGGTAGCGTTCCTACTAAATGCTCAAAGCCAGCTTAGCCAAACTTTCCCTCAACGGCCTTGA
- a CDS encoding ArdC family protein — MKADIYQTVTDSIVAMLENGVRPWAPQWEAGSCGLPAIPTRANGEAYRGINVALLWGAAEMKGYRHHTWMTFNQAKELGGCVRKGEKSSPVIYWGSYSKEDETGEEETRLFAKGYAVFNVEQIDHLPERFYEAAPVAATAERIKLADQWAVGTGAEIRHGGAKAFFSPKSDHVQMPPLEAFYEREAYYATLAHELTHWSGAKARLDRQFGKRFGDKAYAFEELVAEMGAAFAMARLGIAVEPREDHASYLASWLKVLKSDKRAMFTAASKAQAACDFLFDLADKAPKQAVERPWMADGVIYLPDLSGGSSAPEIESHGDDDDTDPTPPVAPKRPPVSTDVAAGFLSKLTAFAGGGISASRPFHPRRDPSLCEFLSIRGICDDGGELKARDLDRWHREAPFRRRLVRADGVSLETAARLAWEAGYFDDVAVPAWDSSDNMHPVTEAMLLAALERELRADYQHLWADHDAEFFA; from the coding sequence ATGAAAGCTGACATCTACCAAACCGTCACGGATTCCATTGTCGCCATGCTGGAGAACGGCGTCCGCCCTTGGGCGCCGCAATGGGAAGCCGGATCGTGCGGACTTCCTGCGATCCCGACCCGCGCCAACGGCGAGGCATATCGCGGGATCAACGTCGCCCTGCTTTGGGGAGCGGCCGAAATGAAAGGCTATCGTCACCACACTTGGATGACCTTCAATCAAGCCAAAGAGCTTGGGGGATGCGTCCGCAAAGGCGAGAAGTCGTCGCCGGTGATCTATTGGGGGTCGTATTCCAAAGAGGACGAAACCGGCGAGGAAGAAACCCGGCTGTTCGCCAAGGGCTATGCGGTTTTCAACGTCGAGCAAATCGACCATTTGCCGGAACGCTTCTATGAGGCCGCGCCTGTCGCCGCGACGGCCGAACGCATCAAGCTCGCCGATCAATGGGCGGTCGGGACTGGCGCCGAGATCAGACACGGCGGGGCTAAAGCGTTCTTCTCGCCCAAGTCCGATCACGTCCAGATGCCGCCATTAGAGGCGTTCTATGAGCGCGAAGCCTATTACGCGACGCTCGCCCATGAACTGACGCACTGGAGCGGAGCCAAGGCCCGGCTTGATCGCCAGTTCGGAAAGCGGTTCGGCGATAAGGCGTATGCGTTTGAGGAATTGGTCGCCGAAATGGGCGCCGCCTTCGCCATGGCTCGCCTTGGGATAGCCGTTGAGCCTCGCGAGGATCATGCGTCCTATCTGGCGTCATGGCTCAAGGTTCTGAAATCGGACAAGCGCGCCATGTTCACGGCGGCGAGCAAGGCTCAAGCCGCTTGTGACTTCCTCTTTGACCTCGCCGACAAGGCCCCAAAACAGGCCGTAGAGCGGCCTTGGATGGCCGATGGCGTCATCTATCTCCCTGACCTGTCGGGAGGCTCCAGCGCGCCGGAAATCGAGTCCCATGGCGACGATGACGACACAGACCCGACGCCGCCTGTTGCGCCTAAACGTCCGCCTGTCTCGACCGATGTCGCGGCCGGGTTCCTGTCCAAGCTGACGGCGTTTGCAGGGGGAGGCATTAGTGCCTCCCGCCCGTTCCATCCCCGCCGTGATCCAAGCCTATGCGAGTTCCTGTCTATCCGGGGCATCTGCGACGATGGCGGGGAGCTAAAGGCCCGCGATCTCGACCGCTGGCATCGTGAAGCCCCGTTCCGTCGCCGCCTTGTGCGGGCCGATGGCGTGTCGCTGGAGACTGCCGCGCGTCTGGCTTGGGAGGCCGGGTATTTCGATGATGTTGCGGTTCCGGCTTGGGATAGCTCCGACAACATGCACCCGGTGACGGAGGCGATGTTGCTGGCCGCTCTGGAGCGCGAGCTACGCGCCGACTATCAGCACCTTTGGGCCGACCATGATGCGGAGTTCTTTGCGTGA
- a CDS encoding ferritin-like domain-containing protein: MAEKTLDTLFHDTLKDIYYAERKILKSLPKMARAAQSPELKAAFEKHKDQTEGQIERLQQVFEIIGKAPRGKTCDAIEGILAEGDEIMEEYKDNPAMDAGLLAAAQAVEHYEITRYGTLRRWANVLGLTDAAALLEETLNEESQTDEDLTAIADAAVNAEAMKKSA; encoded by the coding sequence ATGGCCGAGAAAACACTCGACACTCTGTTCCACGACACCCTGAAGGATATCTATTACGCTGAGCGGAAAATCCTGAAGTCGCTCCCCAAGATGGCTCGCGCCGCCCAGTCGCCCGAACTGAAGGCCGCGTTCGAGAAGCACAAGGATCAAACTGAGGGGCAGATCGAACGTCTGCAACAGGTGTTTGAGATCATCGGGAAGGCTCCGCGAGGAAAGACGTGCGACGCCATCGAAGGCATTCTCGCCGAGGGCGATGAGATCATGGAGGAATATAAGGATAATCCTGCCATGGATGCGGGTCTGCTGGCCGCCGCGCAAGCAGTCGAACACTACGAAATTACCCGATACGGCACTCTGCGACGCTGGGCGAACGTGCTGGGCCTAACTGACGCAGCCGCTTTGCTCGAAGAGACCTTGAATGAAGAGTCCCAAACCGATGAAGACCTCACGGCCATTGCAGACGCCGCCGTTAACGCTGAAGCGATGAAGAAGTCCGCCTGA
- a CDS encoding HNH endonuclease has product METELEKCRKCADALTPGVNWSASRVRKPDRICSPCNSAAAAVWNRAHPEARQGTQKVYRKNHLDKLASDNNRRRAVKLAALSPDRDEAKIAAVYSLASRLTARFGRPYHVDHLVPLAKGGLHHEDNLVAMRGDYNLAKKDKIIPSVISFFGGEAA; this is encoded by the coding sequence TTGGAAACTGAATTGGAGAAATGTCGCAAATGCGCTGATGCGTTGACGCCGGGAGTAAACTGGTCAGCGTCACGAGTAAGGAAGCCTGACCGAATTTGCAGCCCCTGCAACTCGGCCGCCGCTGCGGTCTGGAACCGAGCGCACCCCGAAGCGAGGCAAGGCACACAGAAGGTCTATCGCAAGAACCACCTCGACAAGCTTGCTTCTGACAATAATCGCCGTCGCGCGGTGAAGCTGGCCGCTCTGTCCCCGGATCGAGACGAAGCCAAGATCGCGGCTGTATATTCGCTGGCCAGTCGCCTGACTGCGCGGTTCGGCCGCCCTTACCACGTCGATCACCTTGTGCCGCTCGCCAAAGGTGGGCTGCACCACGAGGACAACCTTGTGGCCATGCGGGGCGACTACAACTTGGCAAAGAAAGACAAGATCATCCCATCGGTCATCTCGTTTTTTGGCGGGGAGGCCGCCTGA
- a CDS encoding AIPR family protein, producing the protein MPPKLAVDKSGETREIGWMANNTYQALTDGLVKSRADDLGTTNLDEAFMSVAHEQVLLKFDLSKDDIDAGLTDGSLDGQIDAMYVIVNGASLRGEEGEEIPDKGPLDVDLILIQSKNTTGFEENPLKIIRATVTDLLDLSKTYDGYIAGYSTKLQDLFAVARRVLFDTSGRTIRVATTVFYVTKASTAAIHETVIKTSQTLSDQISKAAGTKDVNFEFVGAEELIALSRLPRTRQKRLANHKVISSSTADSFACLTTIGAFIDFLTDDHGVLIRSFFDANVRDFLGKSEVNEAIKKTLHELDEGDFWWFNNGITIVASDIDQKGEVLTLTDPLLVNGLQTSNVIYAFMTDPLVAEEIKEKRRQQILLVKIIQPSSEKARDEVIKATNSQTHIPKAYLRGMDHVHRNIEDHLKGNGLYYERRKNQYRIAGKKVTEIVTLAEMAQALMAAILFRPADARGRPTTLLKSDEDYISLFSDKYPLDSFLNIIVAKREIMTRLIASYASAPSSFKNDVIFHILAYLSAAKFKASLQAAHMWRGYSPSPDEFNHAIGAVIGLFTDAGGTDKVAKSPSFQTRVIEAARAYAASLVAETAEDKAAASGGDGVEEVAASNDVSDEGEPPITEA; encoded by the coding sequence ATGCCTCCAAAACTTGCGGTTGATAAATCAGGTGAAACACGCGAGATCGGCTGGATGGCAAATAACACATATCAAGCGTTGACCGATGGCCTCGTGAAATCACGGGCCGACGATCTTGGGACGACCAATCTCGACGAAGCGTTCATGAGCGTCGCGCACGAGCAGGTTCTTCTAAAGTTCGATCTGTCCAAGGATGACATCGACGCCGGTCTCACAGATGGCAGTCTCGATGGTCAAATCGACGCAATGTATGTCATCGTCAACGGTGCCAGCCTGCGCGGTGAGGAAGGCGAAGAGATTCCCGATAAAGGCCCGCTCGACGTGGACCTGATCCTCATTCAATCAAAAAACACGACGGGATTTGAAGAGAACCCCCTGAAAATCATCCGAGCAACTGTCACCGATCTGCTCGACCTGTCGAAGACCTATGACGGCTACATCGCAGGCTACAGCACCAAGCTACAGGATTTGTTTGCAGTAGCGCGCCGAGTTCTCTTCGACACGTCTGGTCGAACGATCCGGGTCGCTACGACCGTGTTTTATGTCACAAAGGCATCAACGGCCGCGATCCACGAGACAGTCATCAAGACGTCCCAGACTTTGAGCGATCAAATCAGCAAGGCGGCTGGGACTAAAGACGTCAATTTTGAATTCGTCGGCGCGGAGGAACTGATCGCGCTGTCTCGCCTGCCGCGCACCCGGCAAAAGCGTTTGGCGAACCATAAAGTTATCTCGTCCAGCACGGCTGACTCCTTTGCATGCCTGACGACAATCGGCGCCTTCATCGATTTTCTAACCGACGACCATGGCGTTTTAATCCGCAGCTTTTTCGATGCTAACGTCCGCGACTTTCTCGGCAAGTCCGAGGTCAACGAAGCCATCAAGAAGACCTTGCATGAACTCGATGAAGGCGACTTCTGGTGGTTCAACAATGGGATCACCATTGTAGCCAGCGACATCGATCAGAAGGGGGAAGTTCTCACCCTAACGGACCCACTTCTGGTGAATGGTCTTCAAACTTCGAATGTCATCTACGCTTTCATGACCGATCCCTTGGTTGCCGAGGAGATCAAGGAAAAGCGGCGCCAGCAAATCCTGCTGGTGAAAATCATCCAGCCATCGAGTGAGAAGGCCCGCGATGAGGTGATCAAGGCGACGAATAGCCAGACACATATTCCGAAAGCCTACCTGCGCGGAATGGATCACGTTCACCGCAACATCGAAGACCACTTGAAGGGTAATGGCCTCTACTACGAGCGTCGTAAGAACCAGTATCGCATTGCCGGAAAGAAAGTGACCGAGATCGTCACGCTGGCTGAAATGGCTCAAGCCCTGATGGCCGCCATTCTTTTCCGCCCCGCAGATGCGAGAGGCCGCCCCACCACGCTCCTGAAATCAGACGAAGATTACATCAGTCTGTTTTCGGACAAATATCCTCTGGACAGCTTCCTCAACATCATCGTCGCCAAACGCGAGATCATGACGCGGCTAATCGCGTCCTATGCATCAGCACCGTCAAGTTTCAAGAACGATGTCATTTTCCACATCCTTGCCTACCTGAGTGCTGCGAAATTTAAGGCAAGCCTTCAAGCGGCCCATATGTGGAGAGGCTACTCACCATCGCCCGACGAGTTCAATCACGCTATCGGCGCGGTGATTGGACTGTTCACCGATGCGGGGGGCACTGACAAAGTTGCTAAGAGTCCATCATTCCAAACGAGGGTGATCGAAGCGGCGCGGGCTTATGCTGCGTCGCTCGTCGCCGAAACTGCTGAGGATAAGGCGGCGGCTTCGGGCGGTGATGGGGTCGAGGAGGTTGCCGCTTCCAATGACGTGTCGGACGAAGGCGAGCCACCCATCACCGAAGCCTAA